A region from the Lentimonas sp. CC4 genome encodes:
- the mutM gene encoding bifunctional DNA-formamidopyrimidine glycosylase/DNA-(apurinic or apyrimidinic site) lyase — protein MPELPEVETTRRGIAPHVEGLRIEAIVIRQAQLRWPIPDAVRDSIGEIVTAVRRRAKYLLLDTARGSIVLHLGMSGSLTVQPSDKPVLKHDHLDLVLEGGYCLRLNDPRRFGACLWQGADEAPLKLLQGMGPEPLSEAFDGERLFEQSRGRSVAVKNFIMTNAVVVGVGNIYANEALFMAGIDPRRAAGKVSRARYVELGAHIKTVLARAIKQGGTTLRDFMGADGKPGYFRIQLKVYGKAGEPCPTCGTVIRSVTIGQRNSFYCPKCQR, from the coding sequence ATGCCAGAATTACCAGAAGTTGAGACGACGCGGCGCGGGATCGCGCCGCATGTGGAAGGATTGCGGATTGAGGCGATTGTCATTCGGCAAGCGCAGCTGCGTTGGCCGATTCCAGATGCGGTGCGAGACTCTATCGGTGAAATCGTTACGGCCGTGCGTCGCCGCGCGAAGTATCTACTGCTCGATACGGCGCGTGGTAGTATCGTGCTGCATTTGGGCATGTCAGGGAGCTTGACGGTGCAGCCGAGTGATAAACCAGTGCTGAAGCACGACCATTTAGATCTCGTGTTGGAAGGCGGGTATTGCCTGCGGCTCAACGATCCTCGCCGTTTCGGTGCGTGCCTGTGGCAGGGAGCGGACGAAGCACCGCTCAAATTATTGCAAGGCATGGGGCCTGAGCCGCTTTCGGAGGCGTTCGATGGCGAGCGATTGTTTGAGCAGTCGCGCGGACGTTCCGTGGCGGTCAAAAATTTTATAATGACGAATGCCGTGGTGGTCGGCGTGGGCAATATCTACGCGAATGAGGCCTTATTTATGGCAGGCATCGACCCGCGTCGGGCGGCAGGCAAGGTGAGCCGTGCACGCTATGTCGAGTTGGGTGCGCATATTAAGACGGTGTTGGCGCGTGCGATCAAGCAGGGCGGGACAACGCTACGCGACTTTATGGGCGCGGATGGCAAGCCCGGCTATTTTCGGATACAACTAAAAGTGTATGGCAAAGCAGGTGAACCGTGTCCGACCTGTGGCACCGTGATTCGCTCGGTGACTATCGGGCAGCGTAATAGCTTTTATTGCCCGAAGTGTCAGCGGTAG
- a CDS encoding HD domain-containing protein gives MSDYKTVQEVKALDVNIAARFRCILILRRKTTKTAKTGNPFLSIELGDSSGSFTANCFDGTDIYKVIDAVPEGSILRIAGITEYWQERFSPKIQAAEFIEAEEAEAEGMMANLIETPPESEDELWGHIQEGVEAIQHPQLKETVQRVLNELGSRFRKCPAAVSMHHAYYNGLLEHTTHMVRAARALLPLYPEVDADLAIAGIILHDMGKLEEYEGEFAAKVSRIGTLQGHVVIGFRIARKAAIMSKLNADLTERLEHIILSHQGEKAWGAAAMAATPEAVFVSMVDNLDAKMGMVQRVLRNTAKGEEFSDYLMGLQTRVLVTPPDKS, from the coding sequence ATGTCTGATTATAAAACCGTTCAGGAAGTCAAAGCGCTCGACGTCAACATAGCGGCTCGCTTCCGCTGCATCCTCATACTTCGACGCAAGACCACCAAAACGGCCAAAACAGGCAACCCCTTCCTCAGCATCGAACTGGGCGACAGCAGCGGCAGTTTTACCGCCAACTGCTTTGATGGAACAGACATTTATAAGGTGATCGACGCCGTGCCCGAAGGCTCCATCCTGCGCATCGCAGGGATCACCGAATATTGGCAGGAGCGCTTTTCTCCTAAGATCCAAGCCGCTGAGTTCATCGAAGCTGAAGAAGCCGAGGCTGAAGGCATGATGGCAAATCTCATCGAGACGCCGCCCGAATCGGAAGACGAACTTTGGGGGCACATTCAAGAAGGCGTCGAGGCGATCCAGCACCCACAGCTCAAAGAGACCGTGCAACGCGTGCTGAACGAACTCGGTTCACGTTTCCGTAAATGCCCTGCGGCTGTGAGTATGCACCATGCCTACTACAACGGCTTGCTCGAACACACCACCCATATGGTGCGCGCCGCCCGCGCACTCTTGCCACTCTACCCCGAAGTCGATGCCGACCTCGCCATCGCGGGCATCATTCTACACGACATGGGCAAGTTAGAGGAATACGAAGGCGAGTTTGCAGCAAAGGTCAGCCGCATTGGCACCTTACAAGGTCACGTCGTAATTGGCTTCCGCATCGCTCGTAAAGCCGCGATCATGTCGAAACTCAACGCCGACCTCACCGAGCGCTTAGAGCACATCATTCTCAGTCACCAAGGCGAAAAAGCCTGGGGCGCCGCAGCCATGGCCGCCACGCCGGAAGCCGTGTTCGTCTCCATGGTCGACAATCTCGATGCCAAAATGGGCATGGTGCAACGCGTGCTACGCAACACCGCCAAGGGCGAAGAATTCTCCGACTACCTCATGGGGCTGCAGACGCGCGTGCTAGTGACGCCGCCGGACAAGAGCTGA
- a CDS encoding antitoxin Xre-like helix-turn-helix domain-containing protein yields the protein MKQQDRNDKVEEPTAVYNVASSAAGETVERIRAGLPMVEFVALQELLGIGAEALAQHLAISRSTLVRRRKSGRLDMQESDRLLRFARLYARALTVLQNEATACDWLKQPARALDFITPLTFAETEIGAREVEALLGRIEHGVFS from the coding sequence ATGAAACAACAAGACAGAAACGACAAAGTCGAAGAGCCGACGGCAGTCTATAACGTAGCGAGCAGCGCTGCTGGAGAGACGGTCGAGCGCATCCGAGCTGGCTTACCCATGGTCGAGTTTGTCGCACTTCAAGAGCTGCTCGGCATCGGAGCCGAAGCACTCGCGCAGCACCTCGCGATCTCCCGCAGCACTTTAGTGCGTCGCCGTAAAAGCGGTCGCCTCGACATGCAAGAGTCGGATCGACTTTTACGGTTTGCTCGCCTCTATGCGCGAGCACTGACTGTCCTACAAAACGAGGCTACTGCCTGCGACTGGCTCAAGCAACCCGCTCGCGCACTTGATTTTATCACGCCGCTGACCTTCGCCGAAACCGAAATCGGAGCACGTGAGGTGGAGGCGCTCCTGGGGCGGATTGAGCATGGCGTCTTCAGCTAG
- a CDS encoding transporter substrate-binding domain-containing protein, translating to MKQLHLLLMIACALTAGSLCTAQAEDSASATSVQLVSDVWPPFTNHFGQPRIATELVHLALAKSGYKPTSEILNNWTVPADLKADKYDGCAAIWKSEEREDYLLFSKPYLESRIHLAGKKGNDVSITDLSQLKGKRLALVKDYAYGELVESLTGVEIIYGKDDVTNLKMLISDEADYTLVDDLLIQYALKEHAEKCEEFLDFGQQSLQTNPIHLAVRKNLPGAEDMIKKFDQTIRLMQADGTYNRVLRLNSIAIDIDGDGQKELVLADVNLGIEAPTGGYDVFADNTDAPKLPAKTRYSIRDTIYNGWDAVPDDYRGMDDVIPDTREEGFSIFGGDF from the coding sequence ATGAAACAGTTACACCTCCTTCTTATGATTGCCTGCGCACTGACTGCAGGCTCACTCTGCACCGCTCAGGCGGAAGACTCCGCTTCGGCAACCTCTGTGCAACTCGTGTCCGACGTATGGCCGCCATTCACAAATCACTTTGGCCAGCCACGCATCGCCACAGAGCTCGTCCACCTCGCACTCGCGAAGTCCGGCTACAAGCCAACTAGCGAAATCCTCAACAATTGGACAGTGCCCGCCGACCTGAAGGCAGACAAATACGATGGTTGCGCAGCAATCTGGAAATCCGAGGAGCGCGAGGACTACTTACTTTTCTCCAAGCCATACCTAGAAAGCCGTATACACCTCGCGGGAAAAAAAGGCAACGATGTCAGCATCACCGACCTATCGCAGCTCAAAGGTAAACGCCTCGCCCTCGTCAAGGACTATGCATATGGCGAGTTGGTAGAGTCACTCACCGGCGTCGAAATCATTTACGGCAAAGATGACGTAACCAACCTGAAAATGCTCATCAGCGACGAGGCTGACTACACACTCGTCGATGATCTCCTCATTCAATACGCGTTGAAAGAACACGCCGAAAAATGCGAAGAGTTCCTCGACTTCGGGCAGCAGTCGCTACAAACGAATCCGATCCACTTAGCCGTGCGTAAGAATCTGCCAGGTGCAGAAGACATGATCAAAAAGTTCGATCAAACCATTCGCCTCATGCAAGCGGACGGCACCTACAACCGCGTGCTCCGCCTCAACTCCATCGCGATCGATATCGATGGTGATGGCCAGAAGGAATTAGTCCTCGCTGACGTCAACCTTGGGATCGAAGCGCCCACAGGCGGCTACGACGTCTTCGCAGACAACACCGACGCGCCCAAACTACCCGCCAAAACACGCTACTCCATCCGTGACACCATCTACAATGGCTGGGACGCGGTGCCAGACGACTACCGTGGCATGGACGACGTCATCCCAGACACCCGCGAAGAAGGCTTCAGCATCTTCGGCGGCGACTTCTAG
- the lysS gene encoding lysine--tRNA ligase has product MTDKTANQDNSHDLYAVRLQKLENLCKEGRNPFQANCAQTHTSGEAVKLYKEDVADEDQAEVSVAGRITVFRVMGKASFIKIQDSDGPIQCYVTRDDLPEGEYNTYFKKMLDLGDIIGVTGKLFKTKTGEITVRAASYTLVSKALRPLPEKWAGLTDDDKIYRQRYLDLIVNQESRQRFRHRAKIIQEMRKYLWDRNFTEVETPMLQSVAGGAAARPFVTHSNALDCQFYMRIALELYLKRMLVAGEDRVFEIGRVFRNEGLSRRHNPEFTMLELYQAYTDFRGMMELTQGLIQHVAKTVIGSLEIARPDGSTINLDGEWREAKYKDLIIEATGDAEWFSHSRDEKLAKARAMDIEVDGELEDYEITNNVFEKLIEPTLIQPTFVTHIPKELCPLAKITVDDDSTIDVFELCINGQEIAPAYSEQNDPIIQRKMFAAQVGEEVQDMDTDFLNALEHGMPPAGGMGLGIDRLIILLTGAESIRDTILFPSLKPLKSAE; this is encoded by the coding sequence ATGACAGATAAGACAGCCAACCAGGACAATTCGCATGATCTCTATGCAGTCCGCCTCCAAAAGCTCGAGAATCTTTGCAAGGAAGGGCGTAATCCCTTTCAGGCAAATTGCGCGCAGACGCATACATCCGGCGAGGCTGTTAAACTCTATAAAGAAGACGTAGCCGACGAGGACCAGGCAGAAGTGTCTGTCGCTGGTCGCATCACCGTCTTCCGCGTGATGGGCAAGGCGAGCTTCATTAAGATTCAAGACAGCGATGGCCCGATCCAGTGCTACGTGACTCGCGACGATTTGCCCGAGGGCGAATACAATACTTACTTTAAGAAGATGCTCGATTTGGGCGACATCATCGGTGTTACCGGTAAGCTCTTTAAAACCAAGACTGGCGAGATCACCGTGCGTGCGGCGAGCTATACGCTGGTGTCGAAGGCGCTGCGTCCGCTCCCTGAGAAGTGGGCAGGCCTGACTGACGACGACAAAATCTATCGTCAGCGTTACCTCGACTTGATCGTGAATCAAGAGTCGCGTCAGCGTTTCCGCCACCGCGCGAAGATCATCCAAGAAATGCGTAAGTATCTCTGGGATCGTAACTTTACTGAAGTCGAAACTCCGATGCTGCAGAGTGTGGCAGGTGGTGCGGCTGCGCGTCCATTTGTTACGCATTCCAACGCGCTGGATTGCCAGTTCTACATGCGTATCGCATTGGAGCTTTACCTGAAGCGCATGCTCGTTGCAGGTGAAGACCGCGTGTTCGAGATCGGTCGTGTGTTCCGTAACGAAGGCCTTTCGCGCCGTCATAATCCGGAATTCACCATGTTAGAGCTTTATCAAGCCTACACGGACTTCCGTGGCATGATGGAGCTCACACAAGGTCTGATTCAACACGTTGCAAAGACAGTGATTGGTTCGCTCGAAATCGCCCGTCCTGATGGCAGCACCATCAATCTCGATGGCGAGTGGCGCGAGGCGAAGTATAAGGACCTGATCATTGAAGCGACTGGCGACGCGGAGTGGTTCAGCCACAGCCGCGACGAGAAGTTGGCTAAGGCACGTGCGATGGACATCGAAGTCGATGGCGAGTTGGAAGATTACGAGATCACCAACAACGTCTTTGAAAAACTGATTGAGCCGACATTGATCCAGCCGACTTTCGTGACGCACATTCCCAAGGAGCTGTGCCCATTGGCGAAGATCACTGTCGATGACGACAGCACGATTGATGTGTTCGAGTTGTGCATCAACGGTCAGGAAATCGCGCCCGCATATTCTGAGCAGAATGATCCGATCATTCAGCGTAAGATGTTTGCGGCACAGGTCGGTGAAGAGGTTCAAGACATGGACACTGACTTCCTCAACGCGCTTGAGCACGGTATGCCACCAGCGGGTGGTATGGGGCTTGGAATTGACCGGCTGATTATCTTGCTCACTGGAGCTGAAAGTATTCGCGACACGATTCTCTTCCCGAGCTTGAAGCCATTGAAGAGCGCTGAGTAA